A single Haloglycomyces albus DSM 45210 DNA region contains:
- the coaE gene encoding dephospho-CoA kinase produces MLKIALTGGIGAGKSTAARMFAALGAELIDADVLSREVVAPGSDGLRAVTERFGSEVLDSEGALDRAALAQVVFRDGSARARLESIVHPRVRARSAEIIAALPQNAVVVEDIPLLTETGAAPNHHLALAVEAPLELRLERLTGRGMARDEAQRRIDNQASEKERRRACDVVLDNSGDERALELQVQRLWRERIEPFAANMMSARSAAESEKLRFIVHDEGWEQRFEHTAARLRRIMGSSAVRIDHVGSTAVPGLPATDVIDVQVTVVALSAVERMQSALERAGYFPIVDGRDVSQSGRIPDIADPESTGGQQFLYGSADPGNIVHIHFRAMDGIGRRLAVLFRDWLRQNESARVRYAAEKEEWAARVDSYQEYRAAKESWFRTVGCPEAQEWAHENGWSAPVC; encoded by the coding sequence GTGCTAAAGATCGCATTGACCGGTGGAATCGGTGCTGGTAAGAGCACGGCGGCGCGTATGTTCGCGGCGTTGGGCGCGGAGTTGATCGATGCTGACGTTCTGTCGCGGGAAGTCGTCGCCCCTGGAAGCGACGGGCTACGAGCCGTGACGGAACGTTTCGGTTCCGAGGTGTTGGATTCGGAGGGGGCCTTGGATCGGGCCGCATTGGCTCAGGTCGTCTTTCGAGACGGCTCCGCTCGAGCTCGGCTGGAGTCCATAGTTCATCCTCGCGTCAGGGCCAGATCGGCGGAAATCATCGCCGCTCTACCGCAGAATGCCGTGGTGGTGGAGGATATTCCCTTGCTGACGGAGACGGGAGCGGCTCCGAACCATCATCTTGCCCTGGCGGTGGAGGCTCCGCTGGAACTGCGGCTGGAGCGGTTGACCGGGCGCGGAATGGCGCGTGATGAGGCACAGCGGCGCATTGACAACCAGGCTTCGGAGAAGGAACGACGGCGGGCCTGCGATGTGGTCTTGGACAATTCCGGCGATGAACGTGCGCTGGAGTTGCAGGTACAGCGATTGTGGCGGGAACGTATTGAGCCGTTTGCCGCCAATATGATGTCGGCTCGGTCAGCGGCCGAGTCGGAGAAGCTGCGGTTTATCGTGCACGATGAGGGCTGGGAACAGCGCTTTGAGCATACGGCCGCGCGCCTGCGCCGCATCATGGGTTCTTCTGCCGTTCGCATTGATCATGTCGGCTCCACCGCAGTTCCCGGGCTTCCGGCTACGGACGTCATTGACGTACAGGTCACGGTAGTGGCACTGAGCGCGGTGGAACGAATGCAATCGGCGTTGGAACGGGCGGGATACTTCCCCATCGTGGACGGAAGAGACGTATCCCAGTCCGGGCGGATTCCGGATATCGCCGATCCGGAATCCACAGGTGGACAGCAGTTTCTGTACGGATCGGCCGATCCGGGCAATATCGTCCACATTCATTTCAGGGCGATGGACGGCATCGGCCGTCGGCTGGCGGTGTTGTTCCGCGATTGGCTACGGCAGAATGAATCGGCGCGTGTGCGCTATGCTGCGGAAAAGGAGGAATGGGCGGCTCGGGTGGATTCCTATCAGGAGTACCGTGCCGCGAAGGAATCCTGGTTCCGTACGGTGGGTTGTCCTGAAGCACAAGAATGGGCGCATGAGAACGGATGGAGCGCTCCGGTTTGTTAG
- a CDS encoding cytochrome P450 has product MLFRLWDQPAPTQSVFRSNGQVVVSSHALAREVLTDTERFSAANALDAVEALPARVLRVLTRHRFRLPPTMANNDTPTHPRMRELFGEVFAPQRVSSLEQQVEEWTNQTVDDLRTSLDCDGVADLDALVSAEIPLRALVRLLELPAESTAVVKEFSRSALEMFWGRPDLDRQLELAEIIGPHHAELRHYVRQASGPVGSVRDEIGEDEATGAVFFLLVAGQETTAQFVTLLLHYLVEHPRALENGDGAAVVEEGLRLFPSIVSWRRRVRSDTTIGSEPVKAGESVLVWLAEAGRDAGVAECPREFVPHQRGSRRHLAFGAGKHRCLGSQLTRLEARIIVDRLREVIPTLRTVSAPRSDDNMSFRMPGPYMVRRVS; this is encoded by the coding sequence GTGTTGTTTCGCCTCTGGGATCAACCGGCTCCGACGCAGTCGGTATTTCGTTCGAACGGTCAGGTTGTCGTGTCGTCCCACGCACTGGCGCGGGAGGTTCTCACCGATACCGAGCGGTTCAGCGCCGCCAACGCCTTGGACGCCGTAGAGGCTTTGCCCGCGCGGGTATTGCGTGTACTGACGCGGCACCGATTTCGGCTGCCTCCGACCATGGCCAACAACGACACTCCCACGCACCCGAGAATGCGGGAGCTGTTCGGTGAAGTCTTTGCGCCACAACGGGTGAGCAGTCTTGAGCAGCAAGTCGAAGAGTGGACGAACCAGACGGTGGACGATCTCCGCACGTCATTGGACTGCGATGGAGTCGCCGATCTCGACGCGTTGGTATCGGCCGAGATTCCGCTGCGTGCGCTCGTGCGGTTGTTGGAGTTGCCTGCCGAATCGACCGCGGTGGTTAAAGAATTTTCGCGTTCGGCACTGGAGATGTTCTGGGGCCGACCCGATCTGGATCGGCAGTTGGAACTTGCGGAAATCATCGGCCCTCACCATGCTGAGCTGCGGCATTATGTTCGGCAGGCTAGCGGTCCCGTGGGAAGCGTGCGGGATGAGATAGGTGAAGACGAAGCGACCGGTGCGGTGTTCTTTCTGCTGGTAGCGGGGCAGGAAACCACCGCCCAGTTTGTGACACTGCTCCTGCACTATTTGGTGGAGCACCCCAGAGCCCTTGAAAACGGAGACGGCGCCGCCGTTGTGGAAGAAGGATTGCGCCTCTTTCCCTCGATCGTGTCGTGGCGGCGTCGAGTCCGCTCGGACACCACCATTGGTTCCGAACCGGTGAAGGCGGGTGAATCGGTACTCGTTTGGCTGGCGGAGGCGGGCCGCGACGCCGGGGTGGCGGAATGTCCGCGTGAATTCGTCCCCCACCAACGCGGGTCGCGACGCCATTTGGCGTTCGGTGCCGGCAAGCACCGGTGCCTGGGAAGCCAGTTGACGCGGCTGGAAGCGCGCATCATCGTGGATCGCCTGCGCGAGGTGATTCCGACTCTGCGAACGGTTTCCGCACCGCGGAGCGACGACAACATGTCGTTCCGGATGCCCGGACCCTACATGGTGCGTCGGGTCAGTTGA
- the bioD gene encoding dethiobiotin synthase has product MFDFRGPVLVTGTDTGVGKTVVTAALASQLRLEGSTVEVIKIAQTGDDDDAAEISRLADVPARALVKYRDPLAPLTAARREERPPLSLGTVVDAVYDSDAEVILLEGAGGLLVELGENGWTLADLAVHLECPSVVVARSGLGTLNHTALTLEALRHRGIESTVVIGALSAEPDLAESENLTDLPGDRLAVLPAGMGALTPEEFQRHAEKAVPQLTRRTM; this is encoded by the coding sequence ATGTTTGACTTCAGAGGGCCTGTGCTGGTTACCGGAACCGATACCGGAGTGGGCAAGACGGTCGTCACCGCAGCACTGGCTTCACAGCTGCGATTGGAGGGAAGCACCGTGGAAGTCATCAAGATAGCCCAGACGGGGGACGACGATGACGCGGCCGAGATCTCCCGCCTCGCGGACGTCCCGGCACGTGCCCTGGTCAAATACCGAGACCCCCTGGCCCCCTTGACCGCCGCTCGCCGCGAAGAGCGCCCACCCTTGTCGCTCGGAACCGTTGTCGACGCGGTCTACGACAGCGACGCCGAAGTGATACTCCTCGAAGGAGCCGGAGGTCTACTGGTTGAGTTGGGCGAGAACGGCTGGACGCTGGCCGACCTAGCGGTACACCTCGAGTGTCCGTCGGTCGTCGTGGCACGAAGCGGGCTCGGCACTCTTAACCACACGGCGCTGACCTTGGAAGCCTTGCGACACCGCGGCATTGAATCGACGGTGGTCATCGGGGCGTTGTCCGCGGAACCGGACTTGGCCGAATCGGAAAATCTCACTGACCTGCCAGGGGATCGCTTGGCGGTACTTCCCGCCGGAATGGGCGCTCTAACGCCGGAGGAATTCCAACGTCACGCCGAAAAGGCCGTTCCTCAACTGACCCGACGCACCATGTAG
- a CDS encoding aminotransferase class I/II-fold pyridoxal phosphate-dependent enzyme — protein MTHRLWQRLEQKARLRRQRGLNRNVESRSDLTDLASNDYLGLSTHPDVIAAAREALTHYGLGAGSSRAVRGTTDIHRRLEHELAALTGQDEALLYSSGYMANLGALTALGSVAPRGRTFLFDAHVHASLHDAARMTNLQVESFRHNDLQDLETQLETHRPFLVAVESVYSVLGDRAPLQEIQRLCSAYDALLVVDEAHALGVVGTRGGGLSGSVDGDNIVVTGTLSKALASAGGFVSGPRSLRAHLTDTSRPFIYDTAPPPATIAGALAALERSTEAVGARNVIRRRIATAARRFHVAESEGAILSIPAGDADTASRWARHVSERGVAVGCFRPPSTPDHVSRLRLTINTSVSEAEFDAALTTIEKERDV, from the coding sequence ATGACCCATCGTCTATGGCAACGTCTGGAACAGAAGGCGCGGCTGCGACGGCAACGGGGACTGAATCGGAACGTCGAGTCCCGCTCGGACCTGACCGACCTCGCTTCCAACGATTACCTGGGGCTGTCCACGCATCCGGACGTCATCGCCGCGGCGCGGGAGGCACTCACCCACTACGGTCTGGGAGCCGGGTCCTCCCGTGCCGTTCGCGGCACGACCGATATACATCGCCGACTCGAACACGAATTGGCGGCCCTGACCGGGCAGGACGAGGCCCTGCTGTATTCCTCCGGCTACATGGCGAATCTGGGAGCGCTGACGGCTCTGGGTTCCGTTGCTCCTCGCGGTCGTACGTTCCTCTTTGACGCTCACGTGCACGCTTCGCTGCACGACGCCGCGCGCATGACGAACCTCCAGGTCGAGTCCTTCCGGCACAATGACCTCCAGGATTTGGAAACCCAACTTGAAACGCACCGTCCTTTTCTGGTGGCGGTGGAATCGGTTTACTCGGTGCTGGGAGACCGCGCACCGCTCCAGGAGATTCAACGGCTCTGCTCCGCCTACGATGCGCTGCTCGTGGTGGACGAAGCACATGCTCTCGGCGTGGTAGGGACACGAGGCGGGGGCCTCAGCGGATCCGTCGACGGGGACAATATCGTCGTTACCGGGACTCTGTCTAAGGCACTCGCCTCCGCGGGCGGTTTCGTCTCGGGACCGCGAAGCCTACGAGCACATCTCACCGACACCTCCCGTCCGTTCATCTATGACACCGCCCCACCACCGGCCACCATCGCCGGGGCCCTCGCGGCTCTCGAACGTTCCACCGAGGCGGTCGGTGCCCGCAATGTCATCCGCCGTCGAATCGCGACGGCCGCACGACGGTTTCACGTAGCCGAAAGCGAAGGGGCCATTCTGTCCATTCCCGCCGGGGACGCCGACACGGCCTCACGCTGGGCTCGTCACGTCTCCGAACGAGGCGTCGCGGTGGGATGTTTCCGGCCGCCGTCGACGCCAGACCATGTGTCCCGCCTGCGATTGACGATCAACACCTCCGTCAGCGAGGCCGAATTCGATGCCGCACTGACCACTATTGAAAAGGAGCGCGATGTTTGA
- the bioA gene encoding adenosylmethionine--8-amino-7-oxononanoate transaminase, protein MATNSHWIDRDAAAVWHPFTQHSLWIDDGPTVVSEASGAWITDVDGRRFLDGVSSLWTTTVGHCHPDINAAIEKQLRTLDHSTFLGSTHKPGIELSEMLVNRAPTGDGPELSKVFYAGDGSSAVEIALKMAYQYSTQTGRPRDKFIRLNYAYHGDTLGAVAVGGHDLFHATYKPLLLETIGVPSPGDRSLGDDRVARAIVALEETMAEHGDNTCAIIVEPLMQGAAGMLDYDASYLRAVRRLADKYGALVIFDEVATGIGRTGTMWAAEQAEVVPDLLTCGKGITAGYLPLSAVLVAQHVYDAFLSQPDDDGPRTFFHGHTYTANPICCAAAIANLEVMDRDNVLGQAGRLAQRLDHLFKPLADHPEVTEIRQLGTMVGVEVTSLGERTGFQVCQAAREHGVWLRPLGDTVIVMPPLTLDESDTRLLVDGLGKAIDDVAGAR, encoded by the coding sequence ATGGCCACTAATTCTCACTGGATCGACCGAGACGCCGCAGCAGTGTGGCACCCGTTCACACAGCACAGCCTCTGGATAGATGACGGCCCCACGGTGGTCTCCGAAGCCTCGGGAGCGTGGATCACCGATGTCGACGGGCGGCGTTTCCTCGACGGCGTATCATCGTTGTGGACGACCACAGTGGGTCATTGTCACCCCGACATTAACGCCGCCATCGAAAAGCAGCTTCGAACTCTGGACCACTCGACATTCCTCGGCTCTACACACAAACCCGGAATCGAGCTGTCCGAGATGCTTGTCAACCGGGCTCCCACCGGGGACGGCCCCGAACTCAGCAAGGTGTTCTACGCGGGAGACGGTTCCTCCGCCGTCGAAATCGCACTCAAGATGGCCTATCAGTATTCGACCCAGACCGGTCGTCCACGGGACAAATTCATCCGGTTGAATTACGCCTACCACGGCGACACCTTGGGCGCCGTCGCCGTCGGTGGTCACGACCTCTTCCATGCGACGTATAAGCCATTGCTTCTCGAAACCATCGGTGTTCCCTCCCCCGGGGATCGTTCCTTGGGGGACGACCGAGTGGCCCGAGCCATCGTCGCCTTGGAAGAGACGATGGCCGAGCACGGCGACAACACCTGTGCGATCATCGTCGAACCGCTCATGCAGGGTGCGGCGGGCATGCTCGACTACGACGCGTCCTATCTCAGAGCGGTGCGGCGCCTGGCCGATAAGTACGGGGCGTTGGTCATCTTCGATGAGGTGGCCACCGGTATCGGGCGCACTGGAACGATGTGGGCGGCAGAGCAGGCCGAGGTCGTCCCCGATCTACTCACGTGCGGGAAAGGTATTACCGCCGGCTACCTGCCGCTCTCCGCGGTCCTGGTGGCCCAGCACGTCTACGACGCTTTCCTGTCGCAACCTGACGATGACGGTCCACGCACATTCTTCCACGGACACACCTATACCGCGAATCCGATCTGTTGCGCGGCCGCCATTGCCAATCTCGAGGTCATGGACCGTGACAACGTCCTCGGTCAAGCCGGTCGCCTGGCGCAACGGCTTGACCACCTGTTCAAACCGCTCGCCGACCACCCGGAGGTGACCGAGATCCGGCAACTGGGCACCATGGTCGGAGTGGAGGTGACGTCGCTGGGAGAGCGCACCGGTTTCCAGGTCTGCCAGGCCGCCCGCGAGCACGGGGTCTGGCTACGCCCATTGGGGGACACGGTTATCGTGATGCCTCCGTTGACTTTGGACGAGTCCGATACCCGGCTTCTCGTGGACGGGCTCGGCAAGGCGATCGACGACGTAGCCGGTGCCCGATGA
- a CDS encoding FAD-dependent oxidoreductase yields MYDHLNSSDVIVIGAGPTGLLLAGDLAERGKNVTVLEKRSSDISNLSRAFGVHARTLEVFDIRGLAEPLLSKEVTRVRRLRLFGRGTLRMDHIRSRYNFVLIAPQYDVEAVLRERAKQAGARFRFRTEVTGLDQDSSTVRVQTTAGDYHARFVVGCDGVHSAVRRALAVSFDGVTVLSSIMLGDVRMSDPPDSSLTADSNGEALAFSVPFGDGWYRVFAWNRNDREDDAPVDFERMRATYRSVTGTDHGMHSPRWLSRFHSDERLAGAFRVGRVFLAGDAAHCHSPAGGMGMNTGLQDAANLSWRIALALDGSGDDVLDGYESERLPVARMVVRLSGALVRMGTLRNVMVRATRDAILPVTNLGIVARTGAERVSGISIAYARPSGSDKRVGRRVPDIPLHDGRRLYEALRDGRFLAVNVNVEHPLVARVGADSGIAPAFIVRPDGYVAWAGKTSDSSGAIKALNRLTARPSAQV; encoded by the coding sequence ATGTATGACCACCTCAACAGCAGTGACGTCATTGTCATTGGAGCCGGTCCCACCGGTCTGCTTCTGGCCGGCGACCTAGCCGAACGCGGCAAAAACGTCACCGTCCTCGAGAAGCGCTCGTCGGACATCTCCAACCTCTCCCGGGCTTTCGGGGTACATGCCCGCACGCTCGAGGTTTTCGACATACGCGGCCTCGCCGAACCGCTCTTGAGTAAAGAAGTGACGCGCGTGCGACGCCTCCGCCTGTTCGGACGTGGCACCCTACGGATGGACCATATAAGGAGCCGCTACAACTTCGTTCTCATCGCCCCGCAATACGATGTTGAAGCCGTCCTTCGCGAGCGCGCCAAGCAGGCGGGAGCCAGGTTCCGCTTTCGGACCGAGGTGACCGGGCTTGACCAGGACTCCTCCACCGTCCGAGTCCAGACCACCGCCGGTGATTATCACGCCCGCTTCGTCGTGGGTTGCGACGGGGTCCATTCCGCCGTTCGCCGGGCTCTGGCGGTTTCCTTCGACGGTGTCACCGTTCTCTCGTCCATCATGTTGGGGGACGTCCGAATGAGCGATCCGCCCGACTCTTCACTGACCGCCGATTCGAATGGCGAGGCACTGGCATTCAGTGTGCCGTTTGGTGACGGGTGGTATCGGGTCTTCGCATGGAATCGAAACGACCGGGAGGACGATGCCCCCGTCGATTTCGAGAGAATGCGGGCGACGTACCGCTCGGTGACCGGGACCGATCACGGCATGCATTCGCCTCGCTGGCTGTCTCGGTTTCATTCGGATGAACGCCTGGCCGGAGCCTTTCGGGTCGGTCGGGTGTTTTTGGCCGGCGATGCCGCCCATTGCCACTCTCCTGCCGGAGGAATGGGGATGAATACGGGCTTGCAGGATGCGGCTAATCTGTCGTGGCGCATCGCATTGGCGCTCGACGGCTCGGGGGACGATGTTTTGGATGGTTATGAATCGGAGCGCCTACCGGTCGCGCGCATGGTGGTGCGCCTGTCGGGGGCGTTGGTTCGCATGGGGACGTTGCGCAATGTGATGGTTCGGGCGACTCGTGATGCGATTCTGCCTGTGACGAATCTGGGTATCGTCGCACGAACGGGTGCCGAACGAGTGTCGGGAATCAGTATCGCCTACGCACGTCCGTCGGGTAGCGATAAACGCGTGGGACGTCGTGTTCCGGATATCCCTCTTCACGATGGTCGGCGCCTGTACGAGGCGCTGCGTGACGGACGCTTTCTGGCGGTGAACGTCAATGTCGAGCATCCGTTGGTCGCTCGGGTCGGTGCCGATTCCGGTATCGCCCCGGCGTTCATCGTCCGCCCTGACGGATATGTTGCCTGGGCGGGTAAGACGTCGGATTCTTCGGGTGCGATCAAGGCTCTGAACCGGTTGACGGCGCGTCCAAGCGCGCAGGTGTGA
- a CDS encoding TetR family transcriptional regulator yields MTAARRSSDDTKERILDAARRRFTDVGFAKATIRSIASEADIDPAMVIRYFSTKERLFSLALPIDLEVPDFAALPPDGLGEAVVRHFVLVWEDNSTLIALLRTAASDEEITEKIRDVFTHQVQPAVRRAGMAAHEVSLRAGLIASQILGLALTRYILRLPPVVEMGTEDMVAAYGPTIQRYLTGEVTTGGAENSGSSDHRPMSTT; encoded by the coding sequence ATGACAGCAGCACGCCGCTCGAGCGATGACACCAAAGAGCGCATTCTGGACGCAGCGCGACGTCGATTTACCGACGTCGGGTTCGCCAAAGCGACGATCCGCTCCATCGCTTCCGAGGCCGACATCGATCCGGCCATGGTGATCCGGTACTTCAGCACCAAGGAACGACTGTTCAGCCTGGCGCTTCCCATCGACCTCGAGGTCCCCGATTTCGCCGCCTTGCCCCCGGACGGCTTGGGGGAGGCGGTCGTTCGACACTTTGTGCTCGTCTGGGAGGACAATTCGACCCTCATTGCCCTATTGCGCACGGCGGCAAGTGATGAGGAGATAACGGAGAAAATACGCGACGTATTCACGCATCAAGTACAGCCGGCAGTACGGCGGGCGGGCATGGCCGCTCATGAAGTTTCCTTGCGGGCGGGGCTGATCGCCTCACAGATTCTCGGTCTGGCACTGACACGATATATTCTGCGGCTGCCCCCGGTGGTGGAGATGGGCACGGAGGACATGGTGGCGGCGTATGGACCGACGATTCAGCGCTATCTCACCGGTGAGGTCACGACCGGCGGTGCGGAGAATTCGGGTTCATCCGACCACAGGCCGATGTCCACGACCTGA
- the uvrB gene encoding excinuclease ABC subunit UvrB has protein sequence MAFDIPRADGRFEVISDYEPSGDQPNAIAGLNERVQRGDRDTVLLGATGTGKSATAAWLIEKLQRPALIMAHNKTLAAQLAKEFRELLPNNAVEYYVSYYDYYQPEAYVAQTDTFIEKDASINEEVERLRHRTTYSLLTRRDVVVVATVSAIYGLATPVEYLRSAIELEVGQEWERDRLLRRLVDIQYARNDINLVKGNFRVRGDTIELIPAYEELAIRIEMFGDEIDQLSYVHPMTGEEVRRVDQVLVFPGSQYAIGQERLKGAIGGIESELEERLTEFEGQGKLLEAQRLRMRTTFDLENLKQTGSTGGIENYSRHMDGREAGSPPHTLLDYFPSDFITVIDESHVTVPQIGGMYEGDASRKRNLIDHGFRLPSAADNRPLTFPEFRERVGQSVYMSATPGSWEMEQADGEFVEQVIRPTGLVDPHVEIRPTKGQIDDLMAEIRERTARNERILVTTLTKKMAEDLTDYLLDNGIKVEYLHSEVDTLRRVELLKELRRGDFDVLVGINLLREGLDLPEVSLVGILDADKEGFLRSSTSLIQTIGRAARNVSGAVIMYADNMTDSMTHAVEETERRRAKQIAYNTEHGIDPTPLRKRIGDIVDDLYAEAEDTEQLEASERPKAKQRKSQPGDPAGLRNEIVEQISERNEQMMDAARELRFELAAAYRDEIADLKRELREIDNAEG, from the coding sequence GTGGCTTTTGACATTCCGCGGGCCGACGGCCGATTCGAAGTTATCAGTGATTACGAACCTTCCGGTGATCAACCGAACGCCATCGCCGGGCTGAACGAGCGAGTGCAACGCGGAGATCGCGACACCGTGCTGTTGGGTGCGACGGGTACCGGTAAATCCGCCACGGCCGCCTGGTTGATCGAAAAGCTGCAGCGTCCGGCTCTGATCATGGCCCATAACAAGACCTTGGCCGCTCAGTTGGCCAAGGAATTCCGGGAGCTGCTTCCCAATAACGCCGTCGAATATTACGTATCCTATTACGACTACTATCAGCCCGAAGCCTATGTCGCTCAAACCGACACCTTTATCGAAAAGGACGCTTCCATCAATGAAGAGGTGGAACGTCTGCGGCATCGTACTACCTATTCTCTATTGACCAGGCGCGATGTTGTAGTGGTCGCGACCGTTTCGGCGATTTACGGTCTCGCGACCCCGGTGGAGTATTTGCGTTCGGCCATTGAGCTTGAAGTCGGTCAAGAATGGGAACGTGACCGGCTCTTGCGTCGATTGGTCGACATTCAATACGCCCGAAACGACATTAACCTGGTAAAAGGCAACTTTCGGGTTCGTGGTGACACCATTGAGCTGATCCCCGCGTATGAAGAGCTCGCGATTCGGATTGAAATGTTCGGCGACGAGATCGATCAGCTGTCGTATGTGCATCCCATGACCGGCGAAGAGGTTCGTCGCGTCGATCAGGTTCTGGTGTTTCCCGGTTCGCAGTACGCCATCGGCCAAGAACGTTTGAAAGGCGCGATCGGCGGCATCGAATCCGAATTGGAAGAGCGTCTGACGGAATTCGAAGGTCAGGGAAAACTCTTGGAGGCGCAGCGTCTCCGGATGCGGACGACCTTTGATTTGGAGAATCTGAAGCAGACCGGCTCCACCGGCGGTATTGAGAACTACTCGCGCCATATGGACGGGCGCGAGGCAGGATCACCTCCGCATACGCTATTGGACTATTTCCCCAGCGATTTCATCACCGTCATCGACGAATCGCACGTCACCGTGCCTCAGATCGGAGGCATGTACGAAGGTGATGCGTCACGGAAGCGGAACCTCATCGACCACGGCTTCCGTCTTCCCAGCGCCGCCGACAACCGACCGCTGACCTTCCCGGAGTTTCGCGAACGAGTCGGTCAGAGCGTTTATATGTCGGCGACCCCAGGATCCTGGGAGATGGAGCAGGCCGATGGAGAATTCGTAGAACAGGTCATTCGTCCCACAGGCCTGGTGGATCCGCATGTGGAAATCCGTCCCACGAAAGGCCAGATCGATGATCTGATGGCGGAGATTCGCGAGCGTACCGCCCGCAACGAACGAATTCTTGTCACCACCTTGACCAAGAAGATGGCCGAGGACTTGACCGATTACTTGCTGGACAATGGGATCAAGGTGGAGTACCTGCATTCCGAGGTGGACACCCTGCGGCGAGTGGAACTGTTGAAAGAGCTGCGACGCGGTGATTTCGACGTCCTGGTCGGTATCAACCTACTTCGTGAAGGGCTGGACCTTCCTGAGGTGTCGCTTGTCGGGATTTTGGACGCCGACAAGGAGGGATTCCTGCGGTCGTCCACGTCATTGATTCAGACGATCGGGCGTGCGGCCCGTAACGTCTCCGGAGCGGTGATCATGTACGCCGACAATATGACCGACTCGATGACCCATGCGGTCGAGGAGACGGAGCGACGGCGCGCCAAACAGATCGCCTACAACACGGAACACGGCATCGATCCGACGCCTCTGCGAAAACGGATTGGGGATATCGTCGACGACCTGTACGCCGAAGCGGAGGACACCGAGCAGCTGGAGGCTTCGGAACGGCCGAAGGCCAAACAGCGCAAGTCACAGCCGGGTGACCCGGCAGGTCTGCGCAACGAGATCGTGGAACAGATTTCCGAACGCAATGAACAGATGATGGACGCGGCTCGGGAGCTACGATTCGAATTGGCAGCGGCCTATCGTGATGAGATTGCCGATTTGAAGCGTGAACTGCGGGAAATCGATAATGCGGAAGGCTGA